The Macrococcoides canis genome has a window encoding:
- a CDS encoding glycine C-acetyltransferase → MTKALQSFLTERLDELKNNGLYNEINVVQGPNGAKIKIDGKELINLSSNNYLGLATHERLKKVAKEAVDSHGVGAGAVRTINGTLDLHVQLEEKLAEFKGTEAAIAYQSGFNCNMAAISAVMDKNDAILSDELNHASIIDGCRLSKAKIIRVNHSDMDDLRAKAKEAVESGLYNKVMYITDGVFSMDGDVAKLPEIVEIAEEFGLITYVDDAHGSGVMGKGAGTVKHFGLQDKIDFQIGTLSKAIGVVGGYVAGTKDLIDWLKVASRPFLFSTSLAPADTRAITEAVTLLMESTELHDKLWENGDYLKAGLEKLGFDIGHSETPITPCIIGDEKTTQEFSRRLMEEGVYAKSIVFPTVPRGTGRVRNMPTAAHTKEMLDEALAIYERVGKELNIIK, encoded by the coding sequence ATGACTAAAGCTTTACAATCGTTCTTAACTGAGCGTTTAGATGAACTAAAGAACAATGGTTTATACAATGAAATTAACGTAGTACAAGGACCTAACGGTGCTAAAATTAAAATTGATGGTAAAGAACTTATCAACTTATCTTCTAATAACTATTTAGGTTTAGCAACACATGAGCGTTTAAAGAAAGTTGCAAAAGAAGCAGTAGATTCTCATGGTGTAGGTGCAGGTGCCGTTCGTACAATTAATGGTACTTTAGATTTACACGTACAATTAGAAGAAAAATTAGCAGAGTTCAAAGGTACAGAAGCTGCGATTGCATATCAATCAGGTTTCAACTGTAACATGGCTGCGATTAGCGCAGTAATGGATAAGAACGATGCGATTCTTTCTGATGAATTAAACCATGCGTCAATCATTGATGGTTGTCGTTTATCTAAAGCAAAGATTATTCGTGTAAATCACTCAGATATGGATGATTTACGTGCGAAAGCAAAAGAAGCGGTTGAGTCTGGTTTATATAATAAAGTAATGTATATTACTGATGGTGTCTTCTCAATGGATGGAGACGTTGCGAAACTTCCAGAAATCGTAGAAATCGCTGAAGAATTCGGATTAATTACGTACGTAGATGATGCCCATGGATCTGGTGTTATGGGTAAAGGTGCAGGAACAGTTAAACATTTTGGTCTTCAAGATAAGATTGATTTCCAAATCGGTACATTATCTAAAGCAATCGGCGTAGTAGGTGGATACGTAGCGGGAACTAAAGACTTAATCGACTGGTTAAAAGTTGCTTCACGTCCATTCTTATTCTCTACTTCTTTAGCACCTGCTGATACACGTGCGATTACTGAAGCAGTAACTTTATTAATGGAATCTACAGAATTACATGATAAGTTATGGGAGAATGGCGATTACTTAAAAGCTGGCTTAGAAAAGTTAGGCTTTGATATCGGACATTCTGAAACACCAATCACACCATGTATTATCGGTGATGAGAAAACTACTCAAGAATTCTCTAGACGTTTAATGGAAGAAGGCGTATATGCAAAATCTATCGTCTTCCCAACAGTACCACGTGGTACAGGACGTGTGCGTAACATGCCGACAGCAGCACATACGAAAGAAATGCTTGATGAAGCATTAGCAATCTATGAACGTGTAGGAAAAGAACTGAATATTATTAAATAA
- a CDS encoding amidohydrolase codes for MDIEQLITNDFDNMVEIRRYLHQHPEISFHEEKTYAYILDALTQLPHFTIREHVGGKGIVAKISNGEGPSIALRADFDALPIQDQKDVDYRSKNDGVMHACGHDGHTSILLSVARLLNSTYELLTGSVTLIFQFAEEVAPGGAHDMVNDGALAGVDKVYGNHLWSPYEQGAIYSRKDALMASPDTFHITVQGKGGHGAHPDTAIDAIVVLAELIINLQTIVSRNVAPTEQAVLTIGKVVAGDTFNVISDSAYCTGTVRTFNPEVKALIKSAMDREIKGITAAKGATYTFDYIDGYPAVINETKSVEVIQRAAQHAGIEYKETEQLMIGEDFSYYLQHKPGAFFLTAAGNKAKGITAPHHHPLFDFDEQAMIDAVKLFLFILKEERVYDSTSQ; via the coding sequence ATGGACATTGAACAATTAATCACTAATGATTTTGACAACATGGTGGAGATTAGAAGATATCTTCATCAGCACCCGGAAATTAGTTTTCATGAAGAAAAGACATATGCATATATATTAGATGCATTAACTCAGCTCCCACACTTCACAATTAGAGAACATGTAGGCGGCAAAGGTATTGTAGCAAAAATATCAAATGGAGAAGGACCATCTATCGCTCTGCGTGCGGACTTTGATGCACTCCCGATACAAGACCAGAAAGATGTGGACTACCGTTCTAAAAATGATGGCGTCATGCATGCTTGTGGACATGATGGACATACTTCAATATTACTCTCTGTTGCGCGTCTTCTAAATTCAACTTATGAATTATTAACAGGTTCAGTCACGCTGATTTTTCAATTTGCTGAGGAAGTTGCGCCAGGTGGTGCACATGATATGGTAAACGACGGTGCGCTAGCTGGTGTTGACAAAGTTTATGGCAACCATCTATGGTCCCCATATGAACAGGGTGCCATCTATTCAAGAAAGGATGCGTTAATGGCTAGCCCAGATACCTTTCATATTACTGTTCAAGGGAAAGGAGGGCATGGCGCTCATCCTGACACAGCAATAGATGCTATTGTTGTTCTAGCAGAACTCATCATTAATTTACAGACCATCGTTTCACGTAACGTTGCTCCTACTGAACAAGCTGTTCTGACAATTGGTAAAGTTGTTGCTGGCGATACTTTTAACGTCATCAGTGATAGCGCTTATTGCACAGGTACCGTTCGTACTTTTAATCCTGAAGTTAAAGCATTGATAAAGTCAGCGATGGATAGAGAAATTAAAGGGATTACTGCAGCCAAAGGAGCCACGTATACATTCGATTATATTGATGGCTATCCTGCGGTAATAAACGAAACAAAGTCAGTAGAAGTCATACAGCGTGCTGCACAGCATGCTGGAATTGAATATAAAGAAACAGAGCAACTGATGATCGGTGAAGACTTTTCATATTACTTACAGCATAAACCAGGTGCTTTCTTCTTAACAGCGGCTGGAAATAAAGCAAAAGGGATTACTGCTCCCCATCATCACCCTCTCTTTGATTTTGATGAACAAGCCATGATTGATGCTGTAAAACTATTCTTATTTATATTAAAAGAGGAGCGCGTATATGATAGCACAAGTCAATAA
- a CDS encoding M20 metallopeptidase family protein, protein MIAQVNKYYDELVAIRRHLHMHPELSFQEEKTPEYIATFLEEQGITVERKVGGRGVVGRLIKDESLPTLAIRADFDALPIQDEKDTPYKSQVPGVMHACGHDAHTAVLMITAKILAENFDKINGNLVFIHQHAEEVDPGGAIQMIADNCLKGVDAIIGQHVSSDLEVGKIGYKYGTATGIPDDFWITIKGKGGHAAHPDTTIDPVAATVRLCNDLQYIVSRKTSATTPAVLSVTQLQAGDQNNVIPDSAKIAGTIRTFDSSTQKLMIEELKKCLEGLVTTMGITYDLKYSKGYPPVVNTTNETDLIVNAARKIEDIEELVELKPSLGGEDFSYYLQRVPGSFFYTGTRNENFKADFPHHHPKFDIDEKGMLNAVKVFLQATEDFFNKEDKK, encoded by the coding sequence ATGATAGCACAAGTCAATAAATATTATGATGAGTTAGTTGCAATTCGAAGACATTTACACATGCATCCGGAACTCTCATTCCAAGAAGAAAAGACACCTGAATATATCGCCACATTTCTAGAAGAACAAGGTATTACCGTAGAACGTAAAGTTGGCGGCAGAGGCGTAGTAGGACGTTTAATCAAAGATGAATCACTTCCAACACTTGCAATACGTGCAGACTTTGATGCCTTGCCAATACAAGACGAAAAAGATACACCTTATAAATCACAAGTCCCTGGTGTTATGCACGCTTGTGGACATGATGCACACACCGCTGTCCTCATGATTACTGCAAAGATCCTAGCGGAAAACTTTGATAAAATCAATGGCAATCTTGTTTTTATACACCAGCATGCCGAAGAAGTAGACCCTGGCGGTGCAATACAAATGATTGCCGATAATTGTTTAAAAGGTGTAGATGCTATCATCGGGCAACATGTTTCCAGTGATCTGGAAGTCGGTAAAATCGGTTATAAATACGGAACTGCAACAGGGATACCAGATGATTTCTGGATTACAATAAAGGGGAAAGGCGGCCATGCTGCGCATCCCGATACGACAATCGATCCCGTTGCTGCTACAGTAAGACTTTGTAATGATCTTCAGTACATTGTTTCACGTAAAACAAGTGCCACTACCCCTGCTGTATTATCCGTGACGCAATTACAAGCTGGAGACCAGAATAATGTTATCCCTGACAGCGCTAAAATAGCCGGAACGATAAGAACATTTGACTCGTCAACACAGAAACTTATGATTGAAGAGTTAAAGAAATGTCTTGAAGGACTGGTAACTACTATGGGCATCACATATGACCTTAAATATAGTAAAGGCTATCCACCAGTAGTCAATACAACGAATGAAACTGATCTTATCGTTAATGCAGCTAGAAAAATTGAAGACATCGAAGAACTTGTAGAATTAAAACCCTCTCTTGGAGGAGAGGACTTTTCGTATTACCTGCAGCGCGTTCCAGGTTCTTTCTTCTACACAGGGACACGAAATGAAAACTTTAAAGCAGATTTTCCACACCATCATCCGAAGTTTGATATCGATGAAAAAGGCATGCTGAATGCTGTTAAAGTATTTTTACAGGCGACTGAAGACTTTTTCAACAAGGAGGACAAAAAATGA
- a CDS encoding M20 metallopeptidase family protein: MNWADEVINYKEELIEIRRYLHMNPELSFQEENTSKFIADYLTQLDIPITTSVGGYGLYGKISGSNNGPTVLLRADFDALPINDQKDVPYRSQVQGVMHACGHDGHTAMLLITAKILKKYESEINGNVILCFQHAEEVLPGGAKSMIEAGILEGVDFVFGTHSSSSMETGDVGFITGPSYGNADALKITIQGKGGHGATPHVTHDSIIAASHLISQFQTIVSRSVDPIETGVVTIGEFKGGDAFNVIADQVTLTGTVRTYKEEIKDVIIQRLNDISEGIEKSFNVKINLEYTHGYPALVNSEKETLWLKNIAKNIPSINNVVTTVPSLGGEDFAYFLKERPGCYFDTGVKNTALQADFPHHHPKFDMDENGLLNGPRIFVTLVQKMEELK, translated from the coding sequence ATGAACTGGGCAGATGAAGTCATCAACTATAAAGAAGAATTAATAGAAATTAGACGATATTTACATATGAACCCGGAACTCTCTTTTCAAGAAGAGAATACATCTAAGTTTATTGCAGATTACTTAACACAACTTGATATCCCAATAACAACAAGTGTTGGAGGATACGGTCTATACGGAAAAATTTCAGGAAGTAACAATGGCCCTACAGTGCTTCTCAGAGCTGACTTTGATGCACTACCAATCAACGACCAAAAAGATGTACCTTACCGTTCACAAGTTCAAGGTGTTATGCATGCATGTGGACACGATGGACATACTGCGATGTTACTGATTACTGCAAAAATTTTAAAAAAATATGAATCTGAAATTAATGGGAATGTTATATTATGTTTCCAGCATGCTGAAGAAGTTTTACCTGGTGGAGCAAAATCAATGATTGAAGCAGGAATATTAGAAGGTGTGGACTTTGTATTTGGTACACATTCATCAAGCAGTATGGAAACAGGGGATGTCGGTTTTATTACAGGACCGTCTTATGGTAATGCAGATGCATTGAAGATAACAATTCAAGGTAAAGGTGGACATGGTGCTACGCCACATGTAACACATGACTCTATCATAGCAGCAAGCCATTTAATTTCTCAGTTTCAGACTATCGTATCACGTAGTGTCGACCCTATAGAAACAGGTGTCGTTACTATCGGAGAATTTAAAGGTGGAGATGCTTTTAACGTCATTGCCGATCAAGTTACATTAACCGGTACAGTACGTACTTATAAAGAAGAAATTAAAGATGTGATTATTCAGCGCTTGAATGATATTTCTGAAGGAATAGAAAAAAGCTTTAATGTAAAAATTAATCTGGAATATACACATGGATATCCTGCACTTGTTAATAGCGAAAAAGAAACATTGTGGCTGAAAAATATCGCAAAAAATATACCATCTATCAATAATGTAGTAACAACCGTCCCTAGTTTAGGTGGTGAAGACTTCGCTTACTTCTTAAAAGAACGTCCTGGATGTTACTTTGACACTGGGGTAAAAAACACGGCATTACAAGCGGATTTTCCACATCATCATCCAAAATTTGATATGGATGAAAATGGGCTACTTAATGGGCCGAGAATATTCGTAACGCTCGTTCAAAAAATGGAAGAACTAAAATAA
- the tuf gene encoding elongation factor Tu → MAKEKFDRSKTHANIGTIGHVDHGKTTLTAAIATVLSKKLGGEARSYDQIDNAPEEKERGITINTSHIEYETDKRHYAHVDCPGHADYVKNMITGAAQMDGGILVVSAADGPMPQTREHILLSRNVGVPALVVFLNKVDMVDDEELLELVEMEVRDLLSEYDFPGDDVPVIAGSALKALEGVEEYEEKIMELMNAVDEYIPTPERDSDKPFMMPVEDVFSITGRGTVATGRVERGQVKVGEEVEIIGLTEEPAKTTVTGVEMFRKLLDYAEAGDNIGALLRGVSREEVQRGQVLAKPGSITPHTKFKAEVYVLSKEEGGRHTPFFTNYRPQFYFRTTDVTGVVNLPEGTEMVMPGDNIEMNVELISPIAIEDGTRFSIREGGRTVGSGVVSVIEK, encoded by the coding sequence ATGGCTAAAGAAAAATTTGATCGCTCGAAAACACATGCCAATATTGGTACAATCGGTCACGTTGACCACGGTAAAACTACTTTAACAGCTGCTATCGCAACTGTTTTATCAAAAAAATTAGGTGGGGAAGCTCGTTCATACGACCAAATCGATAACGCACCTGAAGAAAAAGAACGTGGTATCACAATCAATACTTCACACATCGAGTATGAAACTGATAAACGTCACTATGCTCACGTTGACTGCCCAGGTCACGCGGACTACGTTAAAAACATGATCACTGGTGCTGCTCAAATGGACGGTGGTATCTTAGTAGTATCTGCTGCTGACGGTCCAATGCCACAAACTCGTGAACATATCCTTTTATCACGTAACGTTGGTGTACCAGCATTAGTAGTATTCTTAAACAAAGTTGACATGGTTGACGATGAAGAATTATTAGAATTAGTTGAAATGGAAGTTCGTGACTTATTATCTGAATATGACTTCCCTGGTGACGATGTACCTGTAATCGCTGGATCTGCTTTAAAAGCATTAGAAGGCGTTGAAGAGTACGAAGAAAAAATCATGGAATTAATGAACGCAGTTGATGAGTACATCCCAACTCCAGAACGTGATTCTGACAAACCATTCATGATGCCAGTTGAGGACGTATTCTCAATCACTGGTCGTGGTACAGTTGCAACTGGACGTGTTGAGCGTGGACAAGTTAAAGTTGGTGAAGAAGTTGAAATCATCGGTTTAACTGAAGAGCCAGCTAAAACTACAGTTACAGGTGTAGAAATGTTCCGTAAATTATTAGATTACGCTGAAGCTGGAGATAACATCGGTGCTTTATTACGTGGTGTTTCTCGTGAAGAAGTACAACGTGGACAAGTATTAGCTAAACCAGGTTCAATCACTCCACATACTAAATTCAAAGCTGAAGTTTACGTATTATCTAAAGAAGAGGGTGGACGTCATACTCCATTCTTCACTAACTACCGTCCTCAGTTCTACTTCCGTACAACTGACGTAACTGGTGTAGTTAACTTACCAGAAGGTACTGAAATGGTAATGCCTGGAGATAACATCGAAATGAACGTTGAATTAATTTCTCCAATCGCGATTGAAGACGGAACTCGTTTCTCAATTCGTGAAGGTGGACGTACTGTAGGATCAGGCGTTGTATCTGTAATCGAAAAATAA
- the fusA gene encoding elongation factor G, whose translation MAREFSLKNTRNIGIMAHIDAGKTTTTERILYYTGRIHKIGETHEGASQMDWMEQEQERGITITSAATTAQWNGHRINIIDTPGHVDFTVEVERSLRVLDGAVTVLDAQSGVEPQTETVWRQATTYGVPRIVFINKMDKTGADFNYSVGTLHDRLQANAHPIQMPIGAEDQFNAIVDLVEMKLHTYTNDLGTDIEVTDVPEEYLADAEAMREQLIEAVADVNEELMDKYLGGEEISVEELKSAIRQATCDVEFYPVLAGTAFKNKGVQLMLDAAIEYLPSPLDVKPIIGHEVDDKDAEIIAKPDDSAPFAALAFKVMTDPFVGKLTFFRVYSGTLNSGSYVQNATKGKRERVGRILQMHANSREEISTVYAGDIAAAVGLKDTTTGDTLCDEKTQVILESMEFPEPVIHLSVEPKSKADQDKMTNALVKLQEEDPTFHAHTDPETGQVIIGGMGELHLDILVDRMKREFKVEATVGAPMVSYRETFKTAAAVQGKFSRQSGGRGQYGDVHIEFSPNEVGGGFEFENAIVGGVVPREYIPSVEAGLKDAMENGVLAGYPLIDVKAKLFDGSYHDVDSSEMAFKVAASLALKEAAKKCDPVILEPMMKVEIVMPEEYMGDIMGDVTSRRGRVEGMEARGNAQVVRAFVPLAEMFGYATNLRSNTQGRGTYSMVFDHYEEVPKSISEEIIKKNKGE comes from the coding sequence ATGGCAAGAGAATTCTCTTTGAAGAACACGCGTAATATCGGTATCATGGCCCACATCGATGCTGGTAAAACGACGACTACTGAACGTATTCTTTATTATACTGGTCGTATCCATAAAATTGGTGAAACGCATGAAGGTGCTTCACAAATGGACTGGATGGAACAAGAACAAGAACGTGGTATCACAATCACTTCAGCTGCAACAACAGCTCAGTGGAATGGCCACCGTATTAACATCATCGATACACCTGGACACGTAGACTTCACAGTTGAAGTTGAACGTTCATTACGTGTACTTGATGGTGCGGTAACAGTACTTGATGCACAATCAGGTGTTGAACCACAAACAGAAACTGTATGGCGTCAAGCAACGACTTACGGAGTACCACGTATCGTATTCATCAATAAGATGGATAAAACAGGTGCGGACTTTAATTACTCTGTAGGTACATTACATGATAGATTACAAGCGAATGCTCACCCGATTCAAATGCCTATCGGTGCTGAAGATCAATTCAATGCAATCGTAGATTTAGTTGAAATGAAACTTCACACATATACAAACGATTTAGGTACTGACATCGAAGTGACTGACGTTCCTGAAGAATATTTAGCAGATGCAGAAGCTATGCGTGAACAATTAATTGAAGCTGTTGCTGACGTTAATGAAGAATTAATGGATAAGTACTTAGGTGGAGAAGAGATTTCAGTTGAAGAATTAAAATCAGCTATCCGTCAAGCTACTTGTGATGTTGAATTCTATCCAGTATTAGCTGGTACTGCATTCAAAAACAAAGGTGTTCAATTAATGCTTGATGCAGCAATCGAATACTTACCATCACCATTAGATGTTAAACCAATCATCGGTCACGAAGTTGACGATAAAGATGCAGAAATCATCGCTAAACCTGATGATTCAGCTCCATTCGCAGCTTTAGCATTCAAAGTAATGACGGATCCGTTCGTTGGTAAATTAACATTCTTCCGTGTGTACTCTGGTACATTAAACTCAGGTTCATATGTACAAAACGCTACTAAAGGTAAACGTGAACGTGTTGGACGTATCTTACAGATGCATGCCAACTCACGTGAAGAAATCTCAACAGTTTACGCTGGAGATATCGCTGCTGCAGTAGGTTTAAAGGATACAACTACGGGTGACACTTTATGTGATGAAAAAACTCAAGTTATCTTAGAATCTATGGAATTCCCAGAACCAGTTATTCACTTATCTGTTGAGCCTAAATCTAAAGCCGACCAAGATAAAATGACTAACGCGCTTGTTAAATTACAAGAAGAGGATCCAACATTCCATGCGCATACTGACCCTGAAACTGGACAAGTTATCATCGGTGGTATGGGTGAGTTACACTTAGATATCTTAGTTGACCGTATGAAACGTGAATTTAAAGTTGAAGCAACAGTTGGTGCGCCAATGGTATCTTACCGTGAAACGTTCAAGACAGCTGCTGCAGTTCAAGGTAAATTCTCACGTCAATCAGGTGGTCGTGGACAATATGGTGACGTTCATATCGAATTCTCACCAAACGAAGTCGGCGGCGGATTCGAATTCGAAAACGCTATCGTCGGTGGGGTAGTTCCTCGTGAATATATCCCTTCAGTTGAAGCTGGTCTTAAAGATGCAATGGAAAACGGTGTATTAGCTGGATATCCATTAATCGATGTTAAAGCGAAATTATTCGATGGTTCTTACCATGATGTCGATTCATCTGAGATGGCCTTCAAAGTAGCTGCTTCATTAGCACTTAAAGAAGCTGCTAAAAAATGTGATCCTGTAATTTTAGAGCCTATGATGAAGGTAGAAATCGTTATGCCTGAAGAATACATGGGAGACATTATGGGTGACGTAACAAGCCGTCGTGGACGCGTTGAAGGTATGGAAGCTCGTGGTAACGCTCAAGTTGTTCGTGCATTCGTACCATTAGCAGAAATGTTCGGTTATGCGACTAACTTACGTTCTAATACGCAAGGTCGCGGTACTTACTCAATGGTCTTCGATCACTACGAAGAAGTACCAAAATCAATTTCTGAAGAAATTATCAAGAAAAACAAAGGTGAATAA
- the rpsG gene encoding 30S ribosomal protein S7, producing MPRKGPVAKRDVLPDPIHNSKLVTKLINKIMIDGKRGTAQKILYNAFDLVQERSGRDAMEVFEEAINNIMPVLEVKARRVGGSNYQVPVEVRAERRTTLGLRWLVNYSRLRGEKTMEERLANEILDAANNTGGAVKKREDTHKMAEANKAFAHYRW from the coding sequence ATGCCTCGTAAAGGTCCTGTTGCAAAAAGAGACGTATTACCAGATCCAATTCATAATTCTAAATTAGTTACTAAATTAATCAATAAAATTATGATCGACGGAAAACGTGGTACTGCTCAAAAAATCTTATACAATGCATTCGATTTAGTTCAAGAACGTTCTGGTCGTGATGCAATGGAAGTTTTTGAAGAAGCAATCAACAATATTATGCCTGTATTAGAAGTTAAAGCTCGTCGTGTTGGGGGTTCTAACTACCAAGTACCTGTAGAAGTACGCGCTGAGCGTCGTACAACTTTAGGTTTACGTTGGTTAGTAAACTACTCACGTCTTCGTGGTGAAAAAACTATGGAAGAGCGTTTAGCTAATGAAATCTTAGATGCTGCTAACAACACTGGTGGTGCTGTTAAGAAGCGTGAAGATACTCATAAAATGGCAGAAGCAAACAAAGCATTTGCTCACTACCGTTGGTAA
- the rpsL gene encoding 30S ribosomal protein S12, translated as MPTINQLVKKPRTSKVKKSTAPALNKGYNSHKKKATDLASPQKRGVCTRVGTMTPKKPNSALRKYARVRLSNNIEVNAYIPGIGHNLQEHSVVLIRGGRVKDLPGVRYHIVRGALDTSGVDGRMQGRSLYGAKKPKEKK; from the coding sequence ATGCCAACTATTAACCAATTAGTTAAAAAGCCAAGAACTTCTAAAGTTAAAAAATCAACTGCACCTGCATTAAACAAAGGTTATAACAGTCATAAGAAAAAAGCTACTGATTTAGCATCTCCACAAAAACGTGGTGTATGTACTCGTGTAGGAACTATGACACCTAAAAAACCTAACTCAGCGTTACGTAAATATGCTCGTGTGCGTTTATCAAATAATATTGAAGTTAATGCTTACATTCCTGGTATCGGACACAACTTACAAGAACATAGTGTAGTACTTATTCGTGGAGGACGTGTTAAAGATTTACCGGGGGTACGTTACCATATCGTACGTGGAGCATTAGATACTTCAGGTGTTGACGGCCGTATGCAAGGACGTTCTTTATACGGTGCTAAAAAACCTAAAGAGAAAAAATAA
- a CDS encoding ribosomal L7Ae/L30e/S12e/Gadd45 family protein: MSNEKVMHSSQYVVGLKETLKSLKKGTVSHLVIAQNTEIHLLTNVLLLAYQQEIPIEFSESKETLGKQYGIQVRATVVAHLKPAL, from the coding sequence ATGTCTAATGAAAAAGTTATGCACTCTAGTCAATATGTTGTGGGACTTAAGGAGACATTAAAGTCGCTTAAGAAAGGAACTGTCTCTCACCTTGTGATTGCACAGAATACTGAAATCCACTTATTAACTAATGTGCTATTACTAGCATACCAGCAAGAAATACCTATTGAATTCAGTGAATCGAAAGAAACACTGGGCAAACAATATGGAATTCAAGTTCGAGCAACAGTTGTTGCACACTTGAAACCCGCTTTGTAA
- a CDS encoding ABC transporter substrate-binding protein, with the protein MMIDSRLLELKDFIQKNENQFLLIELADYFSVSERQMGRLLKKWQEENLIEYIPASGRGNTATLNFVADVEKLVLNQTIKEVPNMKVEELQSILELPFEEHSKHKLQNALNEAILDTQDEHVVVKYDYLPKEVDPANINTIEEAQIVYQVFESLYKLTSDGKVKRNLLSYDEWIDNELHLYLKKEVHFSNGDMLIADDVKNTLERLKGESLYTRLYSDIVDIKVVSDFKLILVFEKHPKFFEYRLAARYSVIYKDIEEGNYIGTGPYYISDIQDDMIALGYNAFYRGAHPDIQELFFTKKDSLFRDFLKNSKNKVFNTNFGNEFILFNPFNRTTKAQRIFLSDILLDSIEEVIEDQTDLNRSTRQYEPGDIIFPKKFIKVLVVDYNKPVFEVFRKKLKEFEIEVIFHETTNIEYINNHLLNLDIDLVWMFESYNQHQPFKTLDLLTHCKFQEWFSDFEDARAIVEDINYRPHESLKSVCHSFLRKVELMKYMIPIFIHRKEVIIPETMKNLKEQPYGTIDFRRIINDKQE; encoded by the coding sequence ATGATGATTGATAGTAGACTATTAGAACTTAAAGACTTTATACAAAAAAATGAAAACCAGTTCCTATTGATTGAGCTTGCTGATTATTTTTCCGTTTCTGAACGTCAGATGGGTAGATTACTGAAGAAATGGCAGGAAGAAAATCTAATCGAATATATTCCTGCAAGTGGAAGAGGGAACACAGCGACATTAAACTTTGTAGCAGATGTAGAAAAGCTGGTGCTGAATCAAACGATTAAAGAAGTGCCTAACATGAAGGTAGAAGAACTTCAAAGCATACTTGAGCTTCCCTTTGAGGAGCATTCGAAGCATAAGCTTCAAAATGCATTGAATGAAGCGATACTAGATACTCAAGATGAGCATGTTGTGGTTAAGTATGATTATTTGCCTAAAGAGGTTGACCCGGCAAATATTAATACGATTGAAGAAGCACAAATTGTATATCAAGTATTTGAATCCCTCTATAAACTGACGTCAGATGGCAAAGTGAAGAGAAATTTACTTAGCTATGATGAATGGATTGATAATGAGCTTCATTTATATTTAAAGAAAGAAGTTCATTTCTCAAATGGAGATATGCTGATTGCTGATGATGTAAAGAATACACTAGAGCGATTGAAAGGTGAAAGTTTATATACGAGACTGTATTCAGATATTGTTGATATTAAGGTAGTAAGCGACTTTAAATTGATCCTGGTGTTCGAAAAGCACCCGAAATTTTTTGAATATCGTTTAGCTGCACGATACAGTGTCATTTATAAAGACATCGAAGAAGGTAACTATATCGGGACGGGTCCATATTATATTTCAGATATTCAAGATGATATGATAGCGTTAGGCTATAATGCGTTTTATCGTGGTGCGCATCCCGATATTCAAGAATTATTCTTTACAAAGAAGGATAGTTTGTTTAGAGATTTTCTGAAAAATTCTAAGAATAAAGTATTTAATACTAATTTTGGTAATGAATTTATTTTATTTAATCCTTTTAATAGAACGACAAAAGCACAAAGAATATTTCTATCTGATATATTGCTTGATTCCATTGAAGAAGTTATTGAAGATCAAACCGATTTAAATCGCTCAACAAGACAATATGAGCCAGGAGATATTATCTTTCCGAAGAAATTTATAAAGGTGCTGGTTGTAGATTATAACAAACCAGTGTTCGAAGTTTTCAGAAAGAAGTTAAAGGAATTTGAAATCGAAGTTATTTTTCATGAAACGACAAATATCGAATATATCAACAATCATCTACTTAATCTTGATATTGATCTAGTGTGGATGTTTGAAAGTTATAATCAGCATCAGCCTTTTAAAACTTTAGACTTACTGACGCATTGCAAATTTCAGGAGTGGTTCAGTGATTTTGAAGATGCAAGGGCTATCGTAGAGGATATCAATTATCGACCGCACGAATCTTTAAAATCTGTGTGCCATAGTTTTTTAAGGAAAGTGGAACTGATGAAATATATGATACCTATATTTATACATCGCAAAGAAGTGATCATTCCTGAAACAATGAAGAATTTAAAGGAACAACCATATGGGACAATTGACTTTAGAAGGATTATTAATGATAAGCAGGAATAG